The Pseudonocardia broussonetiae DNA segment ATGCGCCACGGGACGAAGCGCTACCAGGACCTTCCTCTCAGCGGTTCAGAGGCGTTCGACACGGTCGGCCTGCGGGCCCCGGTCGCTCTGACGCACCGCGTACCGGACCCGGTCACCCACCTGCAGCGGCCCCGACCCCATGATCACGGACACGTGGACGAAGAGGTCGTCGCCCCCTGCGTCCGGGGTGATGAAGCCGAAGCCGCGGTCGCCGTCGTAGCGCGCGACGACGCCCTCGCCGCCTCGTGTGGGCACCTCCTGCGACGCCGGCCCTGCGGCCGCGGCACGTGGTGACGGCTGCGGCGCCGTCGGGGGCTCGGCGCCCCGGACCAGGTGCACGTCGCGGGCCTGCGGGCCCTTGTCCCCACTGACCACCTCGTAGGCGACGCGGTCGCCCTCCGTGAGCCACGTCAGCCCCTCGGCCAGGGCCCGGGCGTGGACGAAGACGTCTCCGGCGCCGGAGTCGCGGCTGATGAAGCCGAAGCCCTTGTCCTCGTCGTACCAGGCCACCGTGCCGTCCGCGCCGTCCGCGCCGTCCGCGCCGTCCGTGGTGCCGGCCGCAGCGGGTAGGCCGGC contains these protein-coding regions:
- a CDS encoding cold-shock protein, whose product is MGLLGTVTWYEPGKGYGFATPDGGGADIFVHSSAIVTGGVVTEGQRVAFLVVEGERGPQAGHVIPLGAGAGLPAAAGTTDGADGADGADGTVAWYDEDKGFGFISRDSGAGDVFVHARALAEGLTWLTEGDRVAYEVVSGDKGPQARDVHLVRGAEPPTAPQPSPRAAAAGPASQEVPTRGGEGVVARYDGDRGFGFITPDAGGDDLFVHVSVIMGSGPLQVGDRVRYAVRQSDRGPQADRVERL